One window of the Archangium primigenium genome contains the following:
- a CDS encoding M16 family metallopeptidase has translation MAQRYTLSNGLTVVFQEQHAARVAAFQVWVKVGSADERPDQAGLAHLHEHMLFKGTARRAPGEIARDVEAHGGEINAWTSFDQTVYHIVIASQFARMGLDILSDAVRASSFDADELAREIEVVCEEIKRGQDTPARRASRDLFATVYQEHPYRHPVIGTAESVRSFTRDKVLEFYRRHYTPRNLVLSATGDFTEAELRAWVEEFFGGDWGRPFEGVLPRVREPEMTRRRIHLRPDEVKEAYLNLAFPIPQADHPDVPALDALAMIAGQGDASRLVLEVKRKRGLVNDLHAYAYTPRDPGLFATSLTLPAQHLAAALEETVRGLTALRTTPVPEHELATVKSLIESESIYQRETVQGVARKLGHYQSAQGDLDAEARYYAAIARLTPEHIQDVAQRYLRFEHAIVTGLLPPGTAFGAEHVTDILDRVPQEAPAEAPPRRVPPPPPTPAPRAPPPRDTAGRVVEERLPSGARILVRQEHAVPLVALRAVFPGGLRYETAETNGLTTLLARTLTRGTPSHDAEEISHLIDGFAGSLSGQGGRNSVGMRGEVLARHFAPAFRLFAECLNQPLFPEAEVARERALLLQDILTREDKPSGVAFDLFGRTLFHTHPYRLPGLGEQASVERLGPDTLRAYHAAHMDPSQLTLSVVGDVAVDEVLALAHEAFGASRGQARPPPHVPPESPPTAPRQDKRQLARAQAHLVLGFPGVRLDDPRRHALEVLSTLLSGQGGRLFVELRDKRSMAYSISSFSVEGVDPGYFAVYMGTSPEKLDAALEGIRAELTRVRDEPMTEAELTRARRHLIGTHEIGLQRNSARAALLALDACYGLGQENFQHYAERVAAVTAEDVRAVARQLIDFERSALAVVGP, from the coding sequence ATGGCTCAACGCTACACACTGTCCAACGGACTCACCGTCGTCTTCCAGGAGCAGCACGCCGCCCGGGTGGCCGCCTTCCAGGTGTGGGTCAAGGTCGGCAGCGCGGATGAACGTCCCGACCAGGCCGGACTCGCCCACCTGCACGAGCACATGCTCTTCAAGGGCACGGCGCGCCGCGCCCCGGGGGAGATCGCCCGCGACGTGGAGGCGCACGGCGGGGAGATCAATGCTTGGACGTCCTTCGATCAGACGGTCTACCACATCGTCATCGCCAGCCAGTTCGCCCGCATGGGGCTGGACATCCTGAGTGACGCCGTGCGCGCCTCGTCGTTCGACGCGGACGAGCTGGCGCGGGAGATCGAGGTGGTGTGCGAGGAGATCAAGCGCGGCCAGGACACGCCCGCGCGCCGCGCCTCGCGCGACCTGTTCGCCACGGTGTACCAGGAGCACCCCTACCGCCACCCCGTCATCGGCACCGCCGAGAGCGTGCGCAGCTTCACCCGGGACAAGGTGCTGGAGTTCTACCGGCGGCACTACACGCCCCGGAACCTCGTGCTCTCGGCCACCGGGGACTTCACCGAGGCGGAGCTGCGCGCGTGGGTGGAGGAGTTCTTCGGCGGCGACTGGGGCCGGCCCTTCGAGGGCGTGCTGCCGCGCGTGCGCGAGCCCGAGATGACCCGGCGCCGCATCCACCTGCGCCCGGACGAGGTGAAGGAGGCCTACCTCAACCTCGCCTTCCCCATCCCCCAGGCGGACCACCCGGACGTGCCCGCGCTGGACGCGCTCGCCATGATCGCCGGCCAGGGAGACGCCTCGCGGCTGGTGCTGGAGGTCAAGCGCAAGCGGGGCCTCGTCAATGACTTGCACGCCTACGCGTACACGCCGCGCGACCCGGGCCTGTTCGCCACGAGCCTCACCCTGCCCGCGCAGCACCTCGCCGCGGCGCTCGAGGAGACGGTGCGCGGGCTCACCGCGCTGCGCACCACCCCGGTGCCCGAGCACGAGCTGGCCACGGTGAAGTCGCTCATCGAGTCCGAGTCCATCTACCAGCGCGAGACGGTGCAGGGCGTGGCGCGCAAGCTGGGCCACTACCAGTCCGCGCAAGGCGACCTGGACGCGGAGGCGCGCTACTACGCGGCCATCGCGCGGCTGACGCCCGAGCACATCCAGGACGTGGCCCAGCGCTACCTGCGCTTCGAGCACGCCATCGTCACGGGCCTGCTGCCCCCGGGCACCGCCTTCGGCGCCGAGCACGTCACCGACATCCTCGATCGCGTGCCCCAGGAGGCGCCCGCCGAGGCCCCGCCCCGGCGCGTGCCGCCCCCCCCGCCCACGCCCGCGCCCCGAGCGCCCCCGCCCCGGGACACCGCGGGCCGCGTGGTGGAGGAGCGCCTGCCGTCGGGCGCGCGCATCCTCGTGCGCCAGGAGCACGCCGTGCCGCTCGTCGCCCTGCGCGCCGTGTTTCCCGGCGGCCTGCGCTACGAGACGGCGGAGACCAACGGCCTGACCACCCTGCTCGCGCGCACCCTCACGCGCGGCACGCCCTCGCATGACGCCGAGGAAATCTCCCACCTCATCGACGGCTTCGCCGGCTCGCTCTCGGGCCAGGGGGGCCGCAACTCGGTGGGCATGCGGGGCGAGGTCCTCGCGCGCCACTTCGCGCCCGCCTTCCGCCTCTTCGCCGAGTGCCTCAACCAGCCGCTCTTCCCCGAGGCCGAGGTGGCGCGCGAGCGCGCCCTGCTCCTGCAGGACATCCTCACGCGCGAGGACAAGCCCAGCGGCGTGGCGTTCGACCTGTTCGGCCGCACGCTCTTCCACACGCACCCCTACCGGCTGCCGGGCCTCGGCGAGCAGGCCTCGGTGGAGCGCCTGGGGCCGGACACCCTGCGCGCCTACCACGCCGCGCACATGGACCCGTCCCAGCTCACCCTGAGCGTGGTGGGCGACGTGGCGGTGGACGAGGTGCTCGCGCTCGCGCACGAGGCCTTTGGCGCCTCCCGGGGCCAGGCCCGACCCCCGCCCCACGTCCCGCCCGAGTCGCCCCCCACGGCGCCCCGCCAGGACAAGCGCCAGCTCGCGCGCGCCCAGGCACACCTGGTGCTGGGCTTCCCCGGCGTGCGGCTGGACGATCCGCGGCGGCACGCGCTGGAGGTGCTCTCCACGCTGCTCAGCGGCCAGGGCGGACGGCTCTTCGTGGAGCTGCGTGACAAGCGCTCCATGGCCTACAGCATCAGCAGCTTCTCGGTGGAGGGCGTGGACCCGGGCTACTTCGCCGTCTACATGGGCACGAGCCCGGAGAAGCTGGACGCGGCGCTGGAGGGCATCCGCGCGGAGCTCACCCGCGTGCGCGACGAGCCCATGACCGAGGCCGAGCTCACCCGCGCCCGGCGGCACCTCATCGGCACGCACGAGATTGGCCTGCAGCGCAACAGCGCGCGCGCCGCGCTGCTCGCGCTGGACGCGTGCTACGGCCTGGGCCAGGAGAACTTCCAGCACTACGCCGAGCGCGTGGCGGCGGTGACGGCCGAGGACGTGCGCGCGGTGGCCCGCCAGCTCATCGACTTCGAGCGGAGCGCGCTCGCGGTTGTCGGGCCCTGA